A window from Pseudomonas sp. Tri1 encodes these proteins:
- a CDS encoding DUF1127 domain-containing protein — MNGLSDVRLTLHSQELAAGQEKELRARNAPACLGRWGLFWHRLHTRQALLELTPEQLRDIGLTREQALEEGLRPFWRL; from the coding sequence ATGAACGGCTTGAGCGATGTGCGGCTGACGTTACACAGCCAGGAACTGGCGGCGGGGCAGGAAAAGGAGCTGCGCGCGCGCAATGCGCCTGCCTGCCTGGGGCGCTGGGGCCTGTTCTGGCATCGTCTGCATACACGTCAAGCCTTGTTGGAGCTGACACCCGAACAGTTGCGTGATATCGGGCTGACCCGGGAGCAGGCGCTGGAGGAAGGGTTGAGACCGTTCTGGCGGCTTTGA
- a CDS encoding MFS transporter — translation MRWATYFAVLASVLSVGLALGVSMPLVSLRLEGWGYGSFAIGVMAAMPAVGVLLGAKVSSRLAARFGTARLMRLCLWGGAVSIGLLALLPSYPVWLVLRLVIGVVLTLVFILGESWINQLVIEQWRGRLVALYGSSYALSQLSGPLLLGALGTDHDYGFWVGVGLLLIAPLLLLGRSGAPGSESGSVTFGDLWAFCRGLPAIAWAVSLFAAFEAMILTLLPVYCLRQGFSADIALAMVSTVVVGDALLQLPIGALADRLSRRSLFTGCAMALTLSSLAVPLLIDTLLIWPLWVLFGASAGGLFTLSLILIGERYRDDALVRANAHIAQLWGIGCLVGPLAAGAGSQWISGHALPLFMAAGAFGLVILLLRQGAFGAPQAA, via the coding sequence ATGCGTTGGGCGACTTATTTCGCCGTGTTGGCGTCTGTCCTGAGTGTAGGCTTGGCCTTGGGCGTGAGCATGCCGCTGGTGTCGCTGCGCCTCGAGGGCTGGGGCTATGGCTCGTTCGCCATCGGCGTGATGGCTGCGATGCCGGCCGTTGGGGTATTGCTCGGTGCCAAAGTGTCGAGTCGGCTGGCAGCTCGGTTCGGGACGGCGAGGTTGATGCGTTTGTGCCTGTGGGGTGGTGCCGTGTCCATCGGCCTGTTGGCGCTATTGCCCAGTTATCCGGTCTGGCTGGTGTTGCGGCTGGTGATTGGCGTGGTTCTGACCCTGGTGTTCATTCTCGGTGAAAGCTGGATCAATCAACTGGTCATTGAACAATGGCGCGGACGGCTGGTGGCGCTATATGGCAGCAGCTACGCCCTGAGCCAGTTGTCCGGTCCGTTGTTGCTCGGCGCGCTGGGCACTGATCACGATTACGGGTTCTGGGTTGGCGTCGGTCTGCTGTTGATCGCACCTTTGCTGTTGCTGGGTCGAAGCGGTGCGCCTGGCAGTGAATCCGGCAGCGTGACGTTCGGGGATTTGTGGGCGTTCTGCCGAGGCTTGCCGGCAATTGCCTGGGCAGTGTCGTTGTTCGCGGCGTTCGAGGCGATGATCCTGACCTTGCTGCCGGTTTATTGCCTGCGCCAGGGCTTCAGCGCTGACATCGCCCTGGCGATGGTCAGTACGGTGGTGGTTGGCGATGCCTTGCTGCAGTTGCCCATCGGGGCCCTGGCCGATCGCCTGTCGCGCCGATCGTTGTTTACCGGCTGCGCGATGGCGTTGACGTTATCGAGCCTGGCGGTGCCATTGTTGATCGATACTTTGCTGATCTGGCCGTTGTGGGTGCTGTTTGGTGCCAGTGCAGGTGGTTTGTTTACCTTGTCGTTGATCCTGATTGGCGAGCGGTACCGCGACGATGCGTTGGTACGGGCCAATGCCCATATTGCCCAGTTGTGGGGAATCGGTTGCCTGGTCGGTCCGCTGGCGGCGGGAGCGGGCAGCCAGTGGATCAGCGGGCATGCGCTGCCGTTGTTCATGGCGGCGGGGGCATTCGGGTTGGTGATTCTGTTGTTGCGTCAGGGGGCATTTGGGGCGCCCCAAGCTGCTTGA
- a CDS encoding YkgJ family cysteine cluster protein produces MSCNSQKIRTLRQQIPSFECVPGCHDCCGPVTTSPEEMARLPRKSRAEQDAAMDALDCVHLGPNGCTVYDERPLICRLFGTTATLPCPNGRRPVELIHPRVEKQIHEYMASTRQVLV; encoded by the coding sequence ATGAGCTGCAACAGTCAAAAAATCCGTACGCTGCGCCAACAGATTCCCTCGTTCGAGTGCGTACCGGGTTGCCATGACTGCTGTGGTCCGGTGACCACTTCGCCCGAAGAAATGGCCCGCTTGCCGCGTAAGAGCCGCGCTGAACAGGACGCGGCCATGGACGCACTCGATTGCGTGCACTTGGGGCCGAACGGTTGCACGGTCTACGACGAACGGCCGCTGATCTGCCGGCTGTTCGGCACCACGGCGACCCTGCCATGCCCCAATGGGCGGCGGCCGGTGGAGTTGATCCATCCACGGGTCGAAAAGCAGATTCATGAGTACATGGCCAGCACCCGGCAGGTACTGGTCTAG
- a CDS encoding aldehyde dehydrogenase, with product MTTLTRADWEQRARDLKIEGRAFINGEYTDAVSGETFDCLSPVDGRVLGKIASCDVADAQRAVENARATFNSGVWSRLAPSKRKATMIRFAGLLKQNAEELALLETLDMGKPISDSLNIDVPGAAQALSWSGEAIDKIYDEVAATPHDQLGLVTREPVGVVGAIVPWNFPLMMACWKLGPALSTGNSVVLKPSEKSPLTAIRIAALAIEAGIPKGVLNVLPGYGHTVGKALALHMDVDTLVFTGSTKIAKQLMIYSGESNMKRIWLEAGGKSPNIVFADAPDLQAAAESAASAIAFNQGEVCTAGSRLLVERSIKDTFLPLVIEALKGWKPGNPLDPATNVGALVDTQQMNTVLSYIEAGHSDGAKLVAGGKRILEETGGTYVEPTIFDGVSNAMKIAQEEIFGPVLSVIAFDTAEQAIQIANDTPYGLAAAVWTKDISKAHLTAKALRAGSVWVNQYDGGDMTAPFGGFKQSGNGRDKSLHAFDKYTELKSTWIKL from the coding sequence ATGACCACCCTGACTCGTGCCGACTGGGAACAACGCGCTCGCGACCTGAAGATCGAAGGCCGCGCCTTTATCAACGGTGAATACACCGATGCGGTGTCCGGTGAAACCTTTGATTGCCTCAGCCCGGTCGATGGCCGTGTGCTGGGCAAGATCGCCAGCTGTGATGTCGCCGACGCCCAGCGTGCCGTCGAGAATGCCCGTGCCACCTTCAACTCCGGTGTCTGGTCGCGCCTGGCGCCGAGCAAGCGCAAAGCGACCATGATCCGATTTGCCGGCCTGCTCAAGCAGAACGCCGAAGAACTGGCGCTGCTCGAAACCCTGGACATGGGCAAGCCGATCAGCGACTCCTTGAACATTGATGTCCCCGGTGCAGCCCAAGCGTTGAGCTGGAGCGGTGAAGCCATCGACAAGATCTACGATGAAGTGGCCGCTACCCCCCACGATCAACTGGGCCTGGTGACCCGCGAACCGGTGGGCGTCGTGGGCGCTATCGTGCCGTGGAACTTCCCTTTGATGATGGCCTGCTGGAAACTCGGTCCGGCGCTGTCCACCGGTAACTCGGTGGTGCTCAAGCCTTCGGAAAAATCCCCGCTGACCGCCATCCGCATTGCCGCACTGGCGATTGAGGCCGGCATTCCGAAAGGCGTGCTGAACGTGCTGCCTGGCTACGGCCACACAGTTGGCAAGGCCCTGGCCCTGCACATGGACGTCGATACCCTGGTGTTCACCGGTTCCACCAAGATCGCCAAGCAACTGATGATTTACTCCGGTGAATCGAACATGAAGCGCATCTGGCTGGAAGCCGGTGGCAAGAGCCCGAACATCGTGTTCGCCGATGCCCCGGACCTGCAAGCCGCCGCCGAATCCGCCGCCAGCGCCATCGCGTTCAACCAGGGTGAAGTCTGCACCGCCGGTTCGCGGTTGTTGGTGGAGCGCTCCATCAAAGACACGTTCCTGCCGCTGGTGATCGAGGCCCTCAAAGGCTGGAAGCCCGGCAATCCGTTGGATCCAGCCACCAATGTCGGTGCCCTGGTGGACACCCAGCAAATGAACACCGTGCTGTCCTACATCGAAGCCGGTCACAGCGATGGCGCCAAACTGGTGGCCGGTGGCAAGCGGATCCTTGAGGAAACCGGCGGCACCTACGTCGAGCCGACGATTTTCGATGGCGTGAGCAACGCGATGAAGATCGCCCAGGAAGAGATTTTTGGTCCGGTGCTATCGGTCATCGCTTTCGACACCGCCGAGCAAGCCATCCAGATCGCCAATGACACGCCGTACGGCCTGGCCGCAGCGGTATGGACCAAGGACATCTCCAAGGCTCACCTGACCGCTAAGGCCCTGCGTGCGGGCAGCGTATGGGTCAACCAGTACGACGGCGGCGACATGACCGCGCCGTTCGGTGGTTTCAAACAGTCGGGCAACGGTCGCGACAAGTCGCTGCATGCCTTTGACAAGTACACCGAACTGAAGTCGACCTGGATCAAGCTGTAA
- a CDS encoding cupin domain-containing protein codes for MSIQDIVDFSQANTTAERYRPDPAKVFKGDPEQTVFNHYSSPCGQMNAGVWEGAVGQWMVNYTEHEYCEIVQGVSVLRDDDGNAKTLRAGDRFVIPAGFKGTWEVLEPCRKIYVVFEQKS; via the coding sequence ATGAGCATTCAGGACATCGTCGACTTCAGCCAGGCCAACACCACCGCCGAACGCTATCGCCCGGACCCAGCCAAGGTGTTCAAGGGCGACCCCGAGCAAACGGTGTTCAACCATTACAGCAGCCCCTGCGGGCAAATGAACGCTGGCGTATGGGAAGGCGCCGTCGGTCAGTGGATGGTCAATTACACCGAGCATGAGTACTGCGAGATCGTCCAGGGCGTTTCCGTTCTGCGGGACGACGATGGTAATGCCAAGACCCTGCGGGCCGGTGACCGCTTTGTGATCCCGGCGGGGTTCAAGGGCACTTGGGAAGTGTTGGAGCCTTGCCGCAAGATTTATGTGGTGTTTGAACAGAAGAGTTGA
- a CDS encoding ABC transporter substrate-binding protein has protein sequence MRLAALPLLLAPLLITPQALAAALSVCTEASPEGFDVVQYNSLTTTNASADVLMNRLVDFDTASGKVVPSLAEHWEVSTDGLTYLFKLRPQVKFHRTEYFTPRRDLSAEDVKFSFERMLDPANPWHKVAQSGFPHAQSMQLPALIKKIDALDPLTVRFTLDHADSTFLATLSMGFASIYSAEYADQLLKAGTPEKLNSLPIGTGPFVFNRFQKDASIRYKANADYFGGKPQVDPLIFAITPDANVRLQKLRRNECQIALSPKPLDVQAARQEPALSVAQTDAFMTAFVAINSQHPPLDKPEVRQAINLAFDKASYLKTVFEGTAEAANGPYPPNTWSYAKSLPGYAHDPAKARDLLAKAGLKEGFQTTIWTRPSGSLLNPNPSLGAQLLQSDLAEIGIQAEIRVIEWGELIRRAKAGEHDLLFMGWAGDNGDPDNFLTPQFSCAAVKSGTNFARYCNPDLDKLISAGKTTGEQGVRTKLYEQAQAHIQQQALWLPLAHPTAFALTRKDVQGYTVSPFGRQDYSKVIIK, from the coding sequence ATGCGCCTCGCTGCCCTACCATTGTTGCTCGCCCCTCTGCTGATTACCCCGCAGGCCTTGGCCGCCGCCCTGAGCGTTTGCACCGAAGCCAGCCCGGAAGGGTTCGATGTCGTCCAGTACAACTCGCTGACCACCACCAATGCCTCCGCCGACGTGCTGATGAACCGTCTGGTGGACTTCGACACCGCCAGCGGCAAGGTGGTGCCCAGCCTGGCCGAGCACTGGGAAGTCTCGACCGACGGCCTGACGTACCTGTTCAAGCTACGCCCACAGGTCAAGTTCCATCGTACCGAGTACTTCACACCGCGCCGCGACCTGAGCGCCGAGGATGTGAAATTCAGTTTCGAGCGCATGCTTGACCCAGCGAACCCTTGGCACAAGGTTGCACAGAGCGGCTTCCCCCATGCCCAGTCCATGCAACTGCCGGCGCTGATCAAGAAAATCGACGCGCTGGACCCGTTGACCGTGCGCTTCACCCTCGACCACGCGGACTCGACGTTCCTGGCGACGCTGAGCATGGGTTTTGCCTCCATCTACTCGGCCGAATACGCCGATCAGTTGCTCAAGGCCGGCACGCCAGAAAAACTCAACAGCCTGCCGATCGGCACCGGCCCGTTCGTTTTCAACCGATTCCAGAAAGACGCGTCGATTCGCTACAAGGCCAACGCTGATTATTTCGGCGGCAAGCCCCAGGTGGATCCCTTGATCTTCGCCATCACGCCGGACGCCAACGTACGCCTGCAGAAATTACGCCGAAACGAATGCCAGATCGCCCTTTCGCCCAAGCCGCTGGACGTCCAAGCCGCCCGGCAAGAGCCTGCATTGAGTGTGGCCCAGACCGACGCCTTCATGACCGCGTTCGTAGCGATCAACAGCCAGCATCCGCCGCTGGACAAACCCGAGGTGCGCCAAGCCATCAACCTCGCCTTCGACAAAGCCAGCTACCTCAAGACCGTCTTCGAAGGCACTGCCGAAGCAGCCAACGGCCCCTACCCGCCGAACACCTGGAGTTACGCCAAGAGCCTGCCCGGCTACGCCCATGACCCGGCCAAAGCCCGCGACCTGCTGGCCAAGGCCGGCTTGAAAGAAGGCTTCCAGACCACCATCTGGACCCGCCCTTCCGGCAGCCTGCTGAACCCCAACCCCAGTCTTGGCGCGCAATTGCTGCAGTCCGACCTCGCGGAAATCGGTATTCAGGCCGAAATCCGGGTAATCGAATGGGGCGAACTGATTCGCCGCGCCAAGGCCGGCGAGCATGACTTGCTCTTCATGGGCTGGGCCGGCGATAACGGCGATCCGGACAACTTCCTCACGCCACAGTTTTCCTGCGCGGCGGTCAAGTCCGGCACCAACTTCGCCCGCTACTGCAACCCGGACCTGGACAAACTGATCAGCGCCGGCAAGACCACCGGCGAACAAGGCGTGCGCACCAAACTCTACGAACAGGCCCAGGCGCACATCCAGCAACAAGCCCTATGGCTCCCCCTGGCGCACCCAACCGCGTTCGCCCTGACCCGCAAGGATGTCCAAGGTTATACGGTCAGCCCGTTCGGGCGGCAGGACTACTCCAAAGTCATCATCAAGTAA
- the rpmG gene encoding 50S ribosomal protein L33, whose translation MRELIRLISSAGTGHFYTTDKNKRTTPDKIEIKKYDPVVRKHVIYKEGKIK comes from the coding sequence ATGCGTGAATTGATTCGTTTGATCTCGAGCGCCGGTACTGGTCACTTCTACACTACCGACAAGAACAAGCGTACTACCCCGGACAAAATCGAGATCAAGAAATATGATCCGGTTGTTCGCAAGCACGTGATCTACAAGGAAGGCAAAATCAAGTAA
- a CDS encoding FAD-binding oxidoreductase, translated as MNARVQQPVPSHAHAASYYAASSLPQPDHPVLQGEAVADVCVIGGGFSGLNTAIELAERGMSVVLLEAHKIGWGASGRNGGQLIRGVGHGLEQFAPVIGADGVRQMKLMGLEAVEIVRQRVERFQISCDLTWGYCDLANKPGDLEGFAEDAEELRGLGYRHQTRLLQADEMHSVVGSDRYVGGLIDMGSGHLHPLNLALGEAAVAQQLGVRLFEQSAVTRIDYGLEVKVHTQRGSVRAKTLVLGCNAYLNGLNPELSGKVLPAGSYIIATEPLSQAQAQAVLPQNMAVCDQRVALDYYRLSADRRLLFGGACHYSGRDPQDIGAYMRPKMLKVFPQLADVKIDYQWGGMIGIGANRLPQIGKLKDQPNVYYAQAYSGHGVNATHLAGKLLAEAISGQQSGGFDLFAQVPHMTFPGGKHLRSPLLALGMLWHRLKELV; from the coding sequence ATGAACGCCCGTGTTCAGCAACCTGTCCCGAGCCACGCGCACGCCGCCTCCTATTACGCCGCCAGCAGCTTGCCGCAACCGGACCATCCGGTGCTGCAAGGCGAAGCGGTGGCGGATGTCTGCGTGATCGGCGGCGGGTTTTCCGGGCTGAACACGGCGATCGAGCTGGCCGAGCGTGGCATGAGCGTCGTGTTGCTGGAAGCCCACAAGATCGGCTGGGGCGCCAGCGGGCGCAACGGCGGCCAGTTGATTCGCGGCGTTGGCCATGGCCTCGAGCAGTTCGCCCCGGTCATCGGTGCCGACGGCGTACGCCAGATGAAACTCATGGGCCTCGAAGCGGTGGAAATCGTCCGACAACGCGTCGAGCGCTTTCAGATCTCCTGCGACCTCACCTGGGGTTACTGCGACCTGGCCAACAAGCCCGGCGACCTGGAAGGCTTCGCCGAGGACGCCGAAGAATTGCGCGGCTTGGGTTATCGCCATCAGACCCGGTTACTGCAAGCCGATGAAATGCATAGCGTGGTAGGTTCGGACCGCTACGTGGGCGGCCTGATCGACATGGGTTCGGGCCATTTGCACCCACTGAACCTAGCCTTGGGCGAAGCCGCCGTCGCGCAGCAGCTGGGAGTCAGGCTGTTCGAGCAATCGGCGGTCACGCGCATCGATTACGGCCTTGAAGTGAAAGTACACACTCAGCGAGGCTCGGTTCGCGCCAAGACCCTGGTGCTAGGCTGCAACGCCTACCTCAATGGTCTCAACCCGGAGCTCAGCGGCAAAGTGTTGCCCGCCGGCAGCTACATCATTGCCACCGAACCCTTGAGCCAAGCCCAGGCCCAGGCGGTATTGCCCCAGAACATGGCGGTCTGCGATCAACGGGTAGCACTGGATTACTACCGGCTTTCAGCGGATCGACGTTTGCTGTTCGGCGGCGCTTGTCATTATTCAGGCCGCGACCCGCAGGACATTGGCGCCTACATGCGTCCGAAAATGCTCAAGGTTTTCCCGCAATTGGCGGATGTGAAAATCGATTATCAATGGGGCGGGATGATCGGTATCGGAGCCAACCGTTTGCCGCAGATCGGCAAGCTCAAGGACCAACCCAACGTGTATTACGCCCAGGCCTATTCCGGTCACGGGGTGAATGCCACGCACTTGGCTGGCAAGCTGTTGGCCGAAGCCATCAGCGGCCAGCAAAGCGGCGGGTTCGATCTGTTCGCCCAAGTGCCGCACATGACCTTCCCGGGAGGGAAGCATCTGCGTTCGCCACTGCTGGCGCTGGGGATGTTGTGGCATAGGTTGAAAGAGTTGGTTTGA
- a CDS encoding Lrp/AsnC ligand binding domain-containing protein: protein MRTNTQTKRELDKIDRNILRILQADGRISFTELGEKVGLSTTPCTERVRRLEREGIIMGYNARLNPQHLKGSLLVFVEISLDYKSGDTFEEFRRAVLKLPHVLECHLVSGDFDYLVKARISEMASYRKLLGDILLKLPHVRESKSYIVMEEVKESLNLPIPD, encoded by the coding sequence GTGCGCACCAACACCCAGACCAAACGCGAGCTGGACAAGATCGACCGCAATATCCTGCGCATCCTCCAGGCGGATGGACGGATTTCCTTCACGGAGCTGGGGGAAAAGGTCGGCCTCTCCACGACGCCCTGCACCGAGCGGGTTCGGCGCCTGGAGCGCGAGGGGATCATCATGGGCTACAACGCCCGACTCAACCCGCAACACTTGAAGGGCAGCCTGCTGGTGTTTGTCGAAATCAGCCTCGATTACAAGTCCGGCGACACCTTTGAAGAGTTCCGGCGCGCGGTGCTGAAGTTGCCACACGTGCTGGAATGCCATCTGGTGTCAGGGGATTTTGACTATCTGGTGAAAGCGCGAATTTCCGAGATGGCTTCGTACCGCAAGCTCTTGGGGGACATTCTGCTCAAACTGCCCCACGTGCGCGAGTCCAAGAGCTACATCGTGATGGAAGAGGTAAAGGAGAGTTTGAACCTGCCGATTCCAGACTGA
- a CDS encoding phospholipase D family protein, with protein sequence MRSRPILHALLVVASLLGGCANFDVIREPSQVLPATESSFGRSVQAQAAPHEGQSGFRLLSDSTDAFTARAELIRNAQSSLDLQYYIVHDGISTRMLVDELLKAADRGVRVRILLDDTTSDGQDQIIATLAAHPQIQIRLFNPLHLGRATGVTRGLGRLLNLSQQHRRMHNKLWLADNSMAIVGGRNLGDEYFDAEPNLNFTDIDLLSVGPVAEQLGHSFDQYWNSALSKPIEQFLSHRPTPRDLANSRLRLQESMEQTHKENHALYQQLTRYKTQPRLDTWRNQLVWAWNKALWDAPSKVLAKDEPDPQLLLTTQLAPELTGVSNELIMISAYFVPGQTGLVYLTSRADAGVSVSLLTNALEATDVPAVHGGYAPYRKALLEHGVRLYELRRQPGDKGTSPHLFYSKSYGESDSSLHSKAIIFDRQKSFIGSFNFDPRSVLWNTEVGVLVDSPELAGQVRELALQGMAPTLSYQARLEHGKLVWTTEDNDKLHVLEREPGSWWRRFNAWFSTTVGLERML encoded by the coding sequence GTGAGATCCAGACCGATCCTGCATGCGCTTTTGGTAGTCGCCTCGCTGCTGGGCGGCTGCGCCAACTTCGATGTCATCCGCGAGCCCTCCCAAGTGTTGCCGGCCACCGAATCCTCATTCGGTCGCTCGGTCCAGGCTCAGGCCGCCCCCCATGAGGGACAGTCAGGTTTTCGCCTGCTCTCGGACAGCACCGATGCCTTTACCGCCCGGGCCGAGTTGATTCGTAATGCACAAAGCAGCCTGGATTTGCAGTACTACATCGTTCACGACGGCATCAGCACGCGGATGCTGGTTGACGAATTGCTCAAGGCCGCCGACCGGGGTGTGCGCGTACGCATCCTGTTGGACGACACCACCAGTGATGGCCAGGATCAGATCATCGCAACCCTTGCGGCCCATCCGCAAATCCAGATCCGCCTGTTCAACCCGCTGCACCTGGGGCGAGCCACCGGCGTAACCCGCGGCCTCGGGCGCCTGCTCAACCTGTCGCAGCAACACCGCCGGATGCATAACAAGCTATGGCTGGCGGATAACAGCATGGCCATCGTCGGCGGCCGCAACCTGGGGGATGAATACTTTGATGCCGAACCGAACCTGAACTTCACCGACATTGACCTGCTCAGCGTCGGGCCGGTGGCCGAGCAACTGGGGCACAGCTTCGACCAGTACTGGAACAGCGCCCTGAGCAAGCCTATTGAGCAATTCCTGTCCCATCGCCCAACGCCTCGAGACCTGGCCAACAGCCGACTACGCCTGCAAGAGTCCATGGAACAGACGCACAAAGAGAACCACGCGCTCTACCAGCAGTTGACCCGCTACAAGACCCAGCCGCGCCTGGACACCTGGCGCAATCAGCTGGTCTGGGCCTGGAACAAGGCCCTGTGGGACGCGCCCAGCAAGGTCCTGGCCAAGGATGAGCCGGATCCGCAGCTGCTGTTGACCACACAATTGGCCCCGGAACTGACGGGCGTGAGCAATGAATTGATCATGATTTCGGCCTATTTCGTTCCCGGCCAAACTGGCTTGGTGTACCTGACCAGTCGTGCCGATGCCGGGGTGTCGGTGAGTTTGCTGACCAATGCGCTGGAAGCCACTGACGTGCCGGCGGTGCACGGCGGTTATGCCCCCTATCGCAAAGCACTGCTGGAGCATGGCGTACGTCTGTATGAGCTTCGCCGGCAACCGGGCGACAAAGGCACCAGCCCTCATCTGTTCTACAGCAAGTCCTACGGCGAATCGGACTCAAGCCTGCACAGCAAGGCGATCATTTTCGACCGACAGAAATCCTTCATCGGCTCGTTCAATTTCGACCCGCGCTCAGTGCTGTGGAACACCGAAGTCGGCGTGCTGGTGGACAGCCCGGAACTCGCCGGCCAAGTGCGCGAACTGGCCTTGCAAGGCATGGCTCCGACCTTGAGCTATCAGGCCCGACTGGAACATGGAAAGCTGGTGTGGACCACCGAAGACAACGACAAACTGCACGTTCTGGAGCGCGAGCCAGGCAGTTGGTGGCGCCGCTTCAATGCCTGGTTCAGCACGACCGTTGGGTTAGAACGGATGTTGTAG
- a CDS encoding peptidase inhibitor, which translates to MPVLPDQCDLAIAQYTIGQKCTPELLEEVRALANGAPVRATGPKYPSSWDLRPRRINLHTNADRIIVSINCG; encoded by the coding sequence ATGCCCGTCTTACCCGATCAATGCGATCTCGCCATCGCCCAATACACCATCGGCCAAAAATGCACCCCCGAACTGCTTGAAGAGGTTCGCGCCCTGGCCAACGGGGCTCCCGTACGCGCCACCGGCCCGAAATACCCTTCGAGCTGGGATCTGCGTCCGCGACGCATCAACCTGCACACCAATGCCGACAGAATCATTGTCAGCATCAACTGCGGCTGA
- a CDS encoding PLP-dependent aminotransferase family protein has product MTLYVNLAELLGTRIEQGFYRPGDRLPSVRALSTEHGVSLSTVQQAYRVLEDSGLAMPKPKSGYFVPASRELPDLPAVGRPAQRPVDISQWDQVLELIRAVPRKDVVQLGRGMPDIHSPTMKPLLRSLAQISRRQDMPGLYYDNIYGNLALREQIARLSLDSGCQLGPCDLIVTTGCHEALSVSIRATCEPGDIVAVDSPSFHGAMQTLKGLGMKALEIPTDPLTGISLEALELALEQWPIKAIQLTPSCNNPLGYIMPDANKRALLTLAQRFDVAIIEDDVYGELAYTYPRPRTIKSFDEDGRVLLCSSFSKTLAPGLRIGWVAPGRYLERVLHMKYISTGSTAPQPQIAIAEFLKGGHFEPHLRRMRTQYQRNRDVMIDWVSRYFPSGTRASRPRGSFMLWVELPEGFDTLKLNRILLEQGVQVAVGSIFSASGKYRNCLRMNYAAKPTAQIEEAVRKVGTAAIALLNETQRDSV; this is encoded by the coding sequence ATGACCCTGTACGTGAACCTCGCCGAATTGCTCGGCACCCGCATCGAACAGGGTTTCTATCGCCCCGGTGACCGGCTGCCGTCGGTGCGTGCGTTGAGCACGGAACACGGCGTGAGCCTGAGTACGGTGCAGCAGGCTTATCGGGTGCTGGAGGACAGCGGGTTGGCGATGCCGAAACCCAAATCCGGCTATTTCGTACCGGCCAGCCGCGAGCTGCCTGACCTGCCCGCAGTGGGGCGACCAGCCCAGCGGCCGGTGGATATCTCCCAATGGGATCAAGTGCTTGAGTTGATTCGCGCGGTGCCACGCAAGGATGTAGTGCAACTGGGGCGCGGCATGCCGGATATTCACTCACCGACCATGAAACCGCTGTTGCGCAGCTTGGCGCAGATCAGTCGCCGGCAAGACATGCCCGGCCTGTATTACGACAACATCTACGGCAACCTCGCATTGCGCGAGCAGATCGCCCGTCTGTCACTGGACTCGGGCTGCCAACTGGGCCCCTGCGACCTGATCGTCACCACAGGCTGCCACGAGGCGCTATCGGTCAGCATCCGCGCCACCTGTGAGCCAGGCGATATCGTCGCGGTGGACTCCCCCAGCTTTCACGGCGCCATGCAAACCCTCAAGGGCCTGGGCATGAAGGCCCTGGAAATCCCTACCGACCCGCTGACCGGCATCAGCCTGGAAGCGCTGGAACTGGCGTTGGAACAATGGCCCATCAAAGCCATACAGTTGACGCCCAGCTGCAACAATCCACTGGGCTACATCATGCCCGACGCCAATAAGCGCGCCCTGCTGACCCTGGCACAGCGCTTCGACGTGGCGATCATCGAAGACGATGTGTATGGGGAACTGGCCTACACCTACCCACGACCACGCACGATAAAATCCTTCGACGAAGACGGCCGCGTCCTGCTTTGCAGTTCTTTTTCCAAGACCCTGGCTCCGGGCCTGCGCATTGGCTGGGTCGCACCGGGCCGGTACCTGGAGCGGGTGCTGCACATGAAATACATCAGCACCGGCTCTACCGCGCCACAACCGCAGATCGCCATTGCCGAATTCCTCAAAGGCGGGCATTTCGAACCGCATTTACGGCGAATGCGCACCCAATACCAGCGCAATCGCGACGTAATGATCGACTGGGTCAGCCGCTATTTCCCATCAGGAACCCGTGCCAGCCGCCCGCGAGGCAGTTTCATGCTATGGGTCGAATTGCCTGAAGGCTTCGACACATTGAAACTCAATCGGATCCTTCTTGAACAAGGCGTACAGGTGGCCGTCGGCAGCATCTTTTCGGCCTCAGGCAAGTACCGCAACTGCCTGCGCATGAACTACGCTGCCAAGCCAACGGCACAGATCGAAGAGGCTGTGCGCAAGGTCGGTACCGCCGCCATTGCGCTGTTGAACGAAACTCAGCGAGACAGCGTCTGA
- the rpmB gene encoding 50S ribosomal protein L28 — MSRVCQVTGKGPVTGNNISHANNKTRRRFLPNLQHHRFWVEEEKRFVRLRVSAKGMRIIDKRGISVVLAELRRDGKV, encoded by the coding sequence ATGTCGAGAGTCTGTCAAGTTACCGGTAAGGGTCCGGTGACTGGGAATAACATTTCCCACGCAAACAACAAAACCCGTCGTCGTTTCCTGCCGAACCTGCAGCATCACCGCTTCTGGGTTGAAGAAGAGAAACGTTTTGTGCGTCTGCGCGTATCTGCCAAAGGCATGCGTATCATCGACAAGCGTGGCATCAGTGTCGTGCTGGCCGAACTTCGTCGCGATGGCAAGGTTTAA